The Scytonema hofmannii PCC 7110 genome has a segment encoding these proteins:
- a CDS encoding AAA-like domain-containing protein: MASNSAYRYQVGGSLEQNAPSYVVRQADEDFYEVLKAGEFSYVLNSRQMGKSSLRVQVMRRLQADGVACGVIDITSIGSHDITPVEWYLGVVRRLARSFRTSVQPLGWWNEREGLSPVQRLSEFLEEVLLAEIPQKIVIFIDEIDSILKLGFKDDFFALIRSCYNQRAENQEYQRLTFALLGVATPSDLIQDKSRTPFNVGKAIDLRGFQLQEVLPLVRGLEKKAENPQEVLREILTWTAGQPFLTQKLCQLVTESPFSIATGSEAELIEQLVRSRIIENSEAQDKPEHLKTIRDRILSNEERAGRLLGIYQQILQQREILTDNNPEQIELRLSGLVVEHQGKLKVYNRIYELVFDLIWTSKALAKLRPYATAIEAWVASNKDESWLLGGQALRDAQIWADNKSLSDLDYQFLAASQELSKREVQIALDAERQAKQILAQAQQKAELALEEEKQANQRLAQAQQKTKWQMVIGAAVLGLSLVGAVVVVGDANQKLNSAISARDAANQKRDSAISELNRAKQALLSINLKLEEAENARKVAQAARETAELNVLQVKKALEGEKVNLHKVNRDIKQKNIELQQAQAARETAELNVLQVKKALE; the protein is encoded by the coding sequence ATGGCATCCAACTCGGCTTACAGATATCAGGTTGGTGGAAGTTTAGAGCAAAATGCTCCTAGCTACGTTGTACGACAGGCTGACGAGGACTTCTACGAAGTTCTGAAAGCAGGCGAGTTCAGCTACGTGCTCAATTCTCGACAAATGGGCAAGTCAAGCTTACGGGTGCAAGTGATGCGTCGGCTACAAGCAGATGGGGTGGCTTGCGGTGTAATTGATATCACGTCAATTGGTAGTCATGACATTACTCCTGTAGAGTGGTATTTGGGTGTAGTACGAAGGTTAGCACGGAGCTTTAGAACCAGCGTTCAGCCACTTGGATGGTGGAATGAACGTGAAGGACTTTCACCTGTGCAACGTTTGAGCGAATTTCTTGAAGAAGTGCTGCTTGCAGAAATTCCTCAAAAGATTGTCATCTTTATTGATGAAATCGACAGTATCCTTAAGTTAGGCTTCAAAGACGACTTCTTTGCTCTAATTCGGTCTTGTTACAACCAGCGTGCTGAGAATCAAGAATATCAACGTCTCACATTTGCCCTGTTGGGAGTGGCAACCCCCTCAGACTTAATTCAGGACAAGAGTCGAACGCCGTTTAATGTTGGTAAGGCAATTGATTTGAGGGGATTTCAGCTACAGGAAGTTCTGCCGTTGGTTAGGGGATTGGAGAAAAAGGCAGAGAATCCGCAAGAGGTGTTAAGGGAAATTTTGACTTGGACTGCTGGGCAACCGTTTTTGACGCAAAAGCTTTGTCAATTAGTTACTGAGTCTCCTTTTTCGATTGCTACGGGTAGTGAAGCAGAGTTAATTGAGCAGTTAGTGCGATCGCGCATCATCGAAAACTCGGAAGCTCAGGATAAGCCAGAGCATTTAAAGACTATTCGCGATCGTATTCTTAGCAATGAAGAACGAGCAGGTCGATTATTAGGTATATATCAGCAAATCTTGCAGCAGAGAGAAATTTTAACTGATAACAATCCCGAACAGATAGAGTTACGGCTATCAGGGTTGGTAGTTGAGCATCAGGGTAAGTTAAAAGTTTATAACAGAATTTATGAGTTGGTTTTTGACCTCATCTGGACAAGCAAGGCATTAGCCAAGTTGCGGCCTTATGCAACGGCAATAGAAGCTTGGGTTGCTTCAAATAAAGACGAATCTTGGCTATTGGGTGGGCAGGCATTGCGGGATGCCCAAATATGGGCAGATAACAAAAGCTTAAGCGATCTTGACTATCAATTTTTAGCTGCCAGCCAGGAGTTGTCTAAGCGAGAAGTTCAAATTGCTTTGGATGCTGAGAGACAGGCGAAGCAAATATTAGCTCAGGCACAACAGAAAGCAGAGCTAGCTTTGGAGGAAGAGAAGCAGGCAAATCAGCGATTGGCTCAGGCACAACAGAAAACTAAGTGGCAGATGGTTATCGGTGCTGCTGTCTTGGGACTGTCCCTAGTTGGAGCAGTAGTTGTGGTTGGTGATGCTAATCAAAAGCTAAATTCTGCAATTTCAGCGCGAGATGCGGCAAATCAAAAGCGAGATTCTGCAATTTCAGAACTCAACCGTGCAAAGCAAGCATTACTTTCTATAAATTTAAAACTAGAAGAAGCAGAAAACGCTCGGAAAGTTGCACAAGCAGCACGTGAGACAGCAGAGCTGAATGTTCTGCAGGTTAAAAAAGCTTTGGAGGGAGAGAAGGTAAACCTTCATAAGGTTAATCGGGATATTAAGCAGAAAAACATAGAACTACAGCAAGCACAAGCAGCACGTGAGACAGCAGAGCTGAATGTTCTGCAGGTTAAAAAAGCTTTGGAGG
- a CDS encoding AAA-like domain-containing protein, with protein MGNGAAVKKILILAANPKDTPHLRLDQEVRDIEEGLERAQKRDQFVIVKKTAVRPRDFRRALMDVKPQIVHFCGHGLKQEGIALENEVGKVQLVNAKALSGLFDLFSKQVKCVLLNACYSEEQAEAISQHINYVVGMNQAIGDKAAIEFAVAFYDALAAEDNALEAPESVEFAYRLGCSAIEMAGVSGSLIPVLKKKPKSTVTASENRTNTSGEEVSEAKLGMDVVPKSVTKPARVFLSYRSEEPDMGLAHTFYDALKSVGHKVFMAGENIRLGENWAQRIYEELEQCDYFMLLLSPQSAFSEMVTEEVRRAKELSELRSQRKPVILPIRVNFPLKSPLNYELRAYLSQIQQREWQAADDTSKILQEVLNTLAAGEEPLLIEPREVSLPQADSDPDHPPLPVAEPELQREPGGTIPLNSSLYIERSPIETDCYWEIKQPGALIRVKAPRQMGKTSLMARILNHAREQGYQAISLSFQRADSTLFVNLDRLLRWFSEQVGRRLKRLNQLDDYWSKGTSMDKCTFYFEECLLEELDSPLVLGLDEVDRVFSCREVADDFFALLRSWFEAARIGDYSSDLWKNLRLVIVHSTEVYVPLNINQSPFNVGKNIELLEFNINQVKDLMQRYGLNFSKEQIEQLMTLVGGHPYLVRKALYHIRRRDVTLEQLMKAAPTEAGIYSDHLRRHLLNIQQYPQLMEALRQVVTKSRPVEIDPEPAFKLDSMGLIKLQGNEALPRCDLYRHYFRDHIKI; from the coding sequence ATGGGTAATGGTGCCGCAGTAAAAAAAATCCTAATTCTGGCTGCGAATCCAAAGGATACACCTCATTTGCGCTTAGATCAAGAAGTACGTGACATTGAAGAAGGTTTGGAGCGAGCGCAAAAACGGGATCAATTTGTCATTGTAAAAAAAACAGCCGTGCGTCCAAGGGATTTTCGTCGTGCGTTGATGGATGTTAAACCGCAGATCGTTCACTTTTGTGGTCATGGTCTCAAGCAAGAGGGTATTGCTTTAGAAAACGAAGTCGGCAAAGTTCAGCTGGTTAACGCCAAAGCACTATCAGGGTTGTTCGATCTGTTCTCAAAACAGGTTAAATGTGTGCTGCTCAATGCTTGTTACTCGGAGGAGCAAGCAGAAGCTATTAGCCAACACATAAATTATGTAGTTGGTATGAATCAGGCAATTGGAGATAAAGCAGCAATCGAGTTTGCGGTGGCGTTTTATGATGCCTTGGCAGCAGAAGATAATGCATTGGAAGCTCCAGAGTCCGTTGAATTTGCTTACAGACTAGGTTGTAGTGCAATCGAAATGGCAGGGGTTTCTGGGAGCTTAATACCTGTTCTAAAAAAGAAACCTAAATCAACAGTTACTGCCTCTGAGAACAGAACAAACACTTCTGGGGAAGAAGTATCAGAAGCCAAGTTAGGTATGGATGTAGTACCAAAGTCAGTTACAAAACCTGCGAGAGTTTTTTTAAGTTATCGCAGCGAAGAACCTGATATGGGACTGGCTCATACGTTCTACGACGCCTTAAAGTCTGTAGGACACAAAGTATTCATGGCAGGGGAAAATATTCGTCTGGGGGAAAACTGGGCACAGCGAATTTACGAAGAACTGGAGCAATGTGATTACTTTATGCTGCTGTTGTCTCCGCAATCTGCTTTTAGCGAGATGGTAACAGAGGAGGTGCGACGGGCAAAGGAGCTAAGTGAACTGCGTTCTCAGCGAAAGCCCGTTATTTTACCAATTCGAGTCAACTTTCCTCTGAAATCGCCATTAAACTACGAGCTGCGAGCGTATCTCAGTCAAATTCAGCAACGGGAGTGGCAAGCAGCTGATGACACCTCCAAGATACTACAGGAAGTTCTGAATACCCTAGCAGCAGGTGAGGAACCTCTATTGATTGAGCCGAGGGAAGTCTCGCTTCCTCAGGCAGATAGTGACCCAGATCATCCTCCCTTGCCAGTAGCAGAGCCAGAGTTACAAAGGGAGCCTGGGGGAACAATTCCACTAAATTCTAGCTTGTATATAGAACGATCTCCCATTGAGACTGATTGTTATTGGGAGATTAAGCAACCAGGTGCGCTGATTCGGGTGAAAGCGCCAAGGCAGATGGGTAAAACCTCGTTGATGGCAAGAATTCTTAATCATGCTCGGGAGCAAGGTTATCAAGCTATATCGTTGAGTTTTCAGCGAGCAGATAGCACTTTATTTGTCAATTTAGATCGGTTACTCCGATGGTTTTCCGAGCAAGTTGGTCGGAGGCTGAAGCGACTGAATCAACTAGATGACTATTGGAGTAAGGGTACCAGTATGGATAAGTGTACCTTCTACTTTGAGGAGTGTTTGTTAGAGGAGCTTGATAGCCCGCTTGTCTTGGGACTAGATGAAGTCGATCGTGTATTCTCTTGCCGCGAAGTTGCAGATGATTTTTTTGCGCTTCTACGTTCCTGGTTTGAAGCAGCTCGAATCGGTGATTACAGTAGCGACCTTTGGAAAAACCTGCGGTTGGTAATTGTGCATTCAACTGAGGTTTACGTGCCTCTTAATATCAATCAATCACCATTTAATGTGGGTAAAAATATTGAGTTACTAGAGTTTAACATCAACCAGGTGAAAGATTTGATGCAACGCTATGGACTAAATTTCTCAAAAGAGCAGATTGAACAATTGATGACGTTAGTTGGGGGACATCCGTACTTGGTACGAAAAGCTCTCTATCATATTCGGCGACGGGATGTGACGTTAGAGCAATTGATGAAAGCAGCTCCTACAGAAGCAGGAATTTACAGCGACCACTTACGAAGACACTTACTGAATATACAACAGTATCCCCAGTTGATGGAGGCGTTACGCCAGGTTGTAACGAAAAGTAGACCTGTTGAAATCGATCCAGAACCTGCTTTTAAGCTTGATAGTATGGGATTAATTAAACTACAAGGTAATGAAGCATTACCTCGGTGCGACTTATATCGACATTATTTTCGCGACCACATAAAGATTTGA
- a CDS encoding four helix bundle protein translates to MRQPARTFQDLIVWQKAHQFVLLVYQFTGEFPKAEIYGLTSQFRRAAVSIPANIAEGFKKKGAADKVRFLNIAQGSLEECRYYLILSNDLKYGDTSGLMPQLEEVSRLLTSYANSILNSDS, encoded by the coding sequence ATGAGACAACCTGCTAGGACATTTCAAGATTTGATAGTTTGGCAAAAAGCGCATCAGTTTGTTTTATTAGTATATCAATTTACTGGTGAGTTCCCTAAAGCGGAAATATATGGGCTTACCTCCCAATTTAGACGTGCAGCAGTATCCATTCCTGCAAATATAGCAGAAGGATTTAAGAAAAAGGGAGCAGCAGATAAAGTACGATTTTTGAACATTGCACAAGGTTCTTTGGAAGAATGTCGTTACTATCTAATTCTTTCAAATGACCTTAAATATGGTGATACGTCAGGATTAATGCCTCAGCTTGAGGAAGTTAGTAGGCTACTAACAAGCTATGCTAATTCTATTCTGAATTCTGACTCCTGA
- a CDS encoding TrbI/VirB10 family protein gives MLKLVDEHHNNHTVSSVDDLLTIDDKEKKLPSVDSLLPIDEDKEVLKEENESLDSDVDDESNGEDPAAVQTKHDFVTSPWSRMGIIGGAFGAGFLLLFLMLNGIMNGGGSKSAKTLEVTPTPTPTAASDKQEGDVYAKLALAKQQEELDALNGKEKREGIEEDEAKKDEKDAKSQKDEDKDDKKERPVRQRRVRERVVAQETPPPRRRVNREASESEPVRPRRREVAQQPIPPIRPTAAAPKLPRNNNSGNSLLATAVSNNQSQAVAKDPLAELERLRSMGNVGRVEYAFGFAAAPWAIASTTTEATPKIEETADDSTTRPRRRRNRRSENVETATNTPKEIEELRPRWEPVINDNSSNIDNGEDSLTVPVAHNLLQEETQSPGEVAVTKENTLEDGDASSKENNKSETVAYGYLAEEALILEERKPQYLVVGSFASATLVTPLLLPQGNNNNRSPEQTNTLRFVAQLEEPLYSNTGEIAIPAGTQVTISMLSVDGSSGVRAEVTAILKDGTEYPISPGTISVLGEAGSPLIAKPYDDKGPEIAKYDTTIGALAGLAKVGEIMNKPDEEVTEDLPLGGTRTRSRNNNRNMTGAFIEGFFGRLSETVGKRTEQATKEITSRPNVWYIPKNTRITIQVNRSIKL, from the coding sequence ATGTTAAAGTTAGTAGATGAGCACCACAATAATCATACAGTCTCTTCTGTTGATGACCTTTTGACAATTGATGATAAAGAGAAGAAGTTACCATCTGTAGACAGCCTTTTACCAATTGATGAAGATAAGGAAGTTTTAAAGGAGGAAAACGAAAGTTTAGATTCAGATGTAGATGATGAAAGCAATGGAGAGGACCCCGCAGCAGTCCAAACTAAACACGATTTTGTTACCTCTCCTTGGTCAAGAATGGGGATTATTGGTGGTGCATTTGGGGCTGGATTTCTACTTCTATTTCTCATGCTCAATGGTATAATGAACGGCGGTGGTAGCAAAAGCGCTAAAACTTTAGAAGTTACCCCTACCCCTACTCCCACTGCTGCTTCTGACAAGCAAGAAGGAGATGTTTACGCTAAGCTCGCTCTCGCCAAGCAACAAGAAGAACTTGATGCGCTAAATGGTAAGGAGAAAAGGGAAGGAATTGAAGAAGATGAAGCTAAAAAGGACGAAAAAGACGCTAAATCTCAGAAAGATGAAGATAAAGATGATAAGAAAGAGCGTCCCGTTCGCCAGCGTAGAGTCAGGGAAAGGGTCGTTGCTCAAGAAACACCTCCTCCCAGACGGCGGGTAAACCGAGAAGCAAGCGAATCCGAACCAGTTAGACCGAGGCGTAGAGAAGTAGCTCAACAACCCATACCCCCCATTCGTCCTACTGCTGCTGCACCAAAACTTCCTCGCAATAACAATTCTGGAAATTCCCTACTGGCAACGGCGGTAAGCAACAACCAAAGTCAAGCTGTAGCCAAAGACCCACTTGCCGAACTCGAACGCCTGCGTAGCATGGGCAATGTCGGTCGAGTTGAGTATGCGTTCGGCTTTGCCGCTGCCCCTTGGGCAATCGCCAGCACAACCACAGAAGCCACTCCTAAAATAGAAGAAACTGCTGATGATAGTACTACCCGCCCTCGTCGCCGCCGCAATCGTCGCAGCGAGAATGTTGAAACAGCTACCAACACCCCCAAAGAAATTGAAGAACTCCGCCCACGCTGGGAACCTGTAATCAACGACAATAGCTCTAACATTGATAATGGGGAAGACAGCCTGACCGTACCAGTCGCACATAACCTATTACAAGAAGAAACACAAAGTCCTGGGGAAGTTGCTGTTACCAAAGAAAATACCCTAGAAGATGGTGATGCTAGTAGTAAGGAAAACAATAAATCTGAAACAGTCGCGTATGGATACTTAGCTGAAGAAGCATTAATTTTAGAAGAAAGAAAACCTCAGTATCTGGTTGTTGGTTCATTTGCCAGTGCAACCTTAGTCACTCCCCTCCTACTACCACAAGGTAACAATAACAACCGTTCCCCAGAGCAAACAAATACATTGCGGTTTGTCGCTCAGTTGGAGGAACCGCTTTACAGCAATACAGGGGAAATCGCCATACCTGCAGGTACGCAAGTAACGATTTCAATGCTTTCAGTTGATGGCTCATCAGGGGTAAGAGCGGAAGTCACAGCCATTCTCAAGGACGGGACTGAGTATCCAATATCACCTGGCACAATATCTGTTTTAGGAGAAGCAGGTTCGCCTCTCATTGCCAAACCCTATGATGACAAGGGACCAGAAATCGCTAAGTATGACACGACTATTGGTGCGCTAGCTGGGCTTGCCAAAGTTGGAGAAATTATGAATAAGCCTGATGAAGAAGTCACGGAAGATTTGCCTTTGGGTGGAACAAGAACCCGCAGCCGCAATAACAATCGTAATATGACAGGAGCCTTTATAGAAGGTTTCTTCGGTAGGTTAAGCGAGACAGTCGGTAAGCGAACCGAACAGGCTACTAAGGAAATCACCAGCAGACCAAACGTTTGGTACATCCCTAAAAATACCAGAATCACCATTCAAGTTAACAGGTCGATAAAACTATGA
- a CDS encoding type IV secretory system conjugative DNA transfer family protein: MNNHIFATAKTQTVREVKAGNKSSHYDFSKYTDKLMSPQGLALAGGIGLILLLQLFSNGKKGKLATSYWGGGKETAQAKKKAKKQIASPKCDSASLYIGVHRYKGQKPPKGSGGVPLYVPDVQRGTAVIGAPGSGKSFSAINPMLYSAIDQGFGVVLYDFKYPSQAKIASYAKSKGYDVHVFAPGFPESEVCNPIDFLRDSSDAETARQLATVINKNFRVLGGGNEDAFFGPAGDQLTQAILMLAKEFGEHADIMTAAAILSSEKMVERLMAASLNPWVRIAFGQLFSSAGSEKTVSGIAGTASLMFTRFMARGTLGCFVGKTTLPLEVKRKQMIIFGLDRERRDAVSPLMTSILHMVVSRSIAKKRKEHGPLIVCLDELPSIFLPDLFKWLNESRSEGFCGILGWQNMGQLEKIYGKEISKAILGACGTKFVFNPGEEESARLFSAYLGEEEIKYKQKSRSTGGGKASTSISEQERTRKLFEPAQFLKLPPGKCLFINPAYSNRNEGSVPILKNIKVPKHIIGLEQQNDENWDKVIKQLARKSTQRKPTQEDLDLRVSSVDKRFPIPQAPVQAGNAPLPVDAYKSFF, translated from the coding sequence ATGAATAATCATATTTTTGCAACCGCCAAAACTCAAACAGTTAGGGAAGTCAAGGCTGGTAATAAAAGTAGTCATTATGATTTTAGTAAGTATACAGACAAGCTGATGTCACCTCAAGGTTTAGCACTTGCAGGTGGAATTGGCTTAATATTACTTTTACAGCTTTTTAGTAATGGTAAAAAAGGCAAACTTGCTACTAGTTATTGGGGCGGAGGAAAGGAAACTGCCCAAGCCAAGAAAAAAGCCAAGAAGCAAATTGCCTCTCCTAAATGCGATAGCGCCAGCTTGTATATTGGAGTACACAGGTATAAAGGTCAAAAACCACCCAAGGGGAGTGGGGGAGTTCCCCTTTACGTACCTGACGTACAACGAGGAACAGCCGTCATCGGAGCGCCAGGTAGCGGTAAATCTTTTTCTGCTATCAACCCCATGCTCTACTCGGCAATTGACCAAGGATTCGGTGTGGTACTCTATGACTTTAAATATCCATCGCAAGCGAAGATTGCCAGTTACGCAAAATCTAAAGGTTATGATGTACACGTCTTTGCGCCCGGTTTTCCCGAATCGGAAGTTTGTAACCCCATCGATTTTTTACGCGATTCCTCCGATGCTGAAACTGCGCGGCAGTTGGCTACAGTCATTAACAAGAACTTTAGAGTTTTGGGTGGTGGGAACGAGGACGCATTCTTCGGTCCTGCGGGTGACCAGCTCACGCAGGCAATTCTTATGCTAGCCAAGGAATTTGGTGAGCATGCAGACATCATGACAGCCGCCGCCATACTGAGTAGCGAAAAGATGGTGGAGCGGCTCATGGCAGCAAGCCTAAATCCTTGGGTACGTATAGCATTTGGTCAACTTTTTAGCTCTGCTGGCTCTGAAAAAACTGTCAGTGGTATCGCTGGTACAGCTTCGTTAATGTTCACCCGATTTATGGCTAGAGGTACGTTGGGTTGCTTTGTCGGTAAGACTACCCTACCCTTGGAAGTCAAACGCAAGCAGATGATTATCTTCGGGTTAGATCGGGAACGCCGCGATGCAGTTAGCCCCCTTATGACCAGTATTCTGCACATGGTAGTCTCGCGCAGTATCGCTAAAAAACGAAAGGAACATGGTCCTCTCATTGTATGTTTGGACGAGCTTCCCAGTATTTTTCTTCCAGACTTATTTAAGTGGTTGAACGAATCGCGAAGTGAAGGATTTTGCGGTATTTTGGGTTGGCAAAACATGGGTCAGCTTGAAAAGATTTACGGGAAGGAAATTTCTAAAGCAATCCTTGGTGCTTGCGGTACAAAGTTTGTATTTAACCCTGGTGAAGAAGAATCTGCTCGATTATTTTCTGCGTATTTGGGAGAAGAAGAAATCAAATATAAGCAGAAATCTCGCTCGACGGGAGGGGGTAAAGCCTCTACTTCAATCTCCGAACAAGAGAGAACTCGAAAATTGTTTGAGCCTGCTCAATTTCTCAAATTACCACCTGGTAAATGTTTGTTTATTAACCCTGCTTATAGTAATAGAAATGAAGGTTCAGTTCCCATATTGAAAAATATCAAAGTTCCTAAACATATCATTGGGCTGGAACAACAAAATGATGAAAATTGGGACAAGGTTATCAAACAACTCGCGAGAAAGAGTACCCAAAGAAAACCTACTCAAGAAGATTTAGATTTGAGGGTATCGTCTGTAGATAAACGTTTTCCGATTCCCCAAGCACCCGTACAAGCAGGTAATGCACCATTGCCAGTTGATGCTTATAAGTCATTTTTCTAG